The stretch of DNA GGCATAAATTTTCCGCTCTTGGGCACCGCGGCTGGAAACGGCAGCCAGGCGGCAGGTCAACCGGCGAGGGAATATCGCCCTTCAAGGGCTTTCGCTCACTCCCGGTTTCTTTAAACGCTTTGGGTATCGCGGACAACAAACTTTGCGTGTAAGGATGCAGCGGATTCTGGTACAATTCCTTATTTCCCGCGAGTTCGACTATTTTGCCCAGATACATCACTGCCACCCTGTCGCACATGAATTCAATTACCCTTAAATCATGCGAAATAAAAAGATATGTCAAATTAAACTCTTCTCTCAAATCCTTAAAAAGATTAATGACCTGCGCCTGGATTGAAACATCCAGCGATGACACAGGCTCATCCGCGACAAGAAACTCAGGTTCAACCGACAACGCGCGGGCAAGAGCGATTCTTTGACGCTGGCCCCCGCTGAATTCATGAGGATAACGGGCCTTTATGTCTCTGCTCAAACCGACCAGCCCAAGCAGCGAGTTTATTTTATCCTCTCTTTCATTTTTGTTTTTTGCCAGGTTATGCAGATATATCCCCTCCCCGACAATTGACGCGATTGTCATTCTTGGATTCAGGGAACTAAACGGGTCCTGGAAAATAATCTGCAGTTTTTTACGCCACGCCCTGTCTTTTTTTCGCGCGATATCCTCCCCCTCAAAAATAATGTTTCCGCCTGTAGGAGGATAAAGCCCCGCGACCAGTCTCGCGACAGTCGATTTCCCGCATCCCGATTCGCCGACCAGCCCCAGGGTCTCTCCCCTTTCTATGGAAAAAGAAATATCATCAACGGCCTTCACTTCCCTCGCCGCCTCTTTCCATATCCCGGTCTTCAGAGGAAAATATTTTTTTAAATTTTTGACTTCTAAAATTGTATTCATTTTAAATTAATATATCATGGTTTATCAATTTTACCAGTAAATAAGAAGTCCATATTTGCTGGTATTATATAGGTTTTACAAAATCATATCAACATTTTTGTCGATATTTCTTGACTAACAGAAAATATAGGGCTAAAATTTTAGTAATTTATATAAAGTTTCTGACCCGCAGGCAGGTAATCAGGAAGTTCGTTTATTAATTGTTGAACTGAAACCGCTTCGCGGTAGCCAAAACAGACAGTTAATCCACCGGTTTACCTGCCACAACAACAAACCTTTCACATTCCTCTTGTCATAACAGTTCTCTCGGACTAAAATTCCTCCGGTGCGTAAAAGTAATTTACGCAAACAAAAAGGTATGTACCATGCAATACATACCAAAGGAGGAATTTTATGGGAGAACTTAGAGAACGGATGAAGATGGATCTCGCTCTGCGTAGATTCAGTGAAAAGACACAAAGTACATATCTTGCCCAGGTCAGAAACATCTCTGCATACTTCAACAAATCCCCGGATAAACTTTCGCGAGACGAGGTCAGGCAATACCTGCATTATCTCATCGAAGAAAAAAATTATTCGTCATCGCATGTCAATCAATGTTACAGCGCGTTAAAATTTCTCTTTGAGGTTACTCTGCAGTCAGAGTGGTTCCTGGATAAAATTCCGCGCGCGAAGAAAGCAAAAAAATTACCCGCGGTTCTTGATAAAGAAGAAGTCCTGCGTTTGTTTAAAGTCACAACAAATATAAAACACAAAGCAATACTTATGCTCATATATTCGGCAGGCCTGCGTGTCAGTGAAGCTGCTAAGTTGAAGGTTTCCGATATCGACAGTAAACGCATGATGATTTTTATCAGATCAGGCAAAGGAGGCAGAGACCGGTACACAACTTTATCCAAAACCGCTCTGGACATGCTTAGAAGATATTTTTGCGAGGAGCGTCCTGAAAAAATACCTCCGGAAT from bacterium encodes:
- a CDS encoding ABC transporter ATP-binding protein, with the translated sequence MNTILEVKNLKKYFPLKTGIWKEAAREVKAVDDISFSIERGETLGLVGESGCGKSTVARLVAGLYPPTGGNIIFEGEDIARKKDRAWRKKLQIIFQDPFSSLNPRMTIASIVGEGIYLHNLAKNKNEREDKINSLLGLVGLSRDIKARYPHEFSGGQRQRIALARALSVEPEFLVADEPVSSLDVSIQAQVINLFKDLREEFNLTYLFISHDLRVIEFMCDRVAVMYLGKIVELAGNKELYQNPLHPYTQSLLSAIPKAFKETGSERKPLKGDIPSPVDLPPGCRFQPRCPRAENLCLEKEPGLKEINSGHFAACHFISRLFQSPRLS
- a CDS encoding site-specific integrase codes for the protein MGELRERMKMDLALRRFSEKTQSTYLAQVRNISAYFNKSPDKLSRDEVRQYLHYLIEEKNYSSSHVNQCYSALKFLFEVTLQSEWFLDKIPRAKKAKKLPAVLDKEEVLRLFKVTTNIKHKAILMLIYSAGLRVSEAAKLKVSDIDSKRMMIFIRSGKGGRDRYTTLSKTALDMLRRYFCEERPEKIPPELLTSEWLFTGETPWSPITARSIQFIFKESLKRAGILKPATVHTLRHSFATHLLEAKTDLPTIQWLMGHKYIRTTANYTHVTQKHLSTIKSPLDFPKKRKYTKKSV